The Naumovozyma dairenensis CBS 421 chromosome 3, complete genome genome has a window encoding:
- the RPS27A gene encoding 40S ribosomal protein eS27 (similar to Saccharomyces cerevisiae RPS27B (YHR021C) and RPS27A (YKL156W); ancestral locus Anc_5.265), whose protein sequence is MVLVQDLLHPTAASEARKHKLKTLVQAPRSYFLDVKCPGCLNITTVFSHAQTAVTCESCSTVLCTPTGGKAKLSEGTSFRRK, encoded by the coding sequence GTTTTAGTTCAAGATTTATTGCACCCAACAGCTGCCTCTGAAGCTAGAAAGCACAAGTTAAAGACTTTGGTCCAAGCACCAAGATCTTACTTCTTGGATGTTAAATGTCCAGGTTGTTTGAATATTACCACAGTTTTCTCCCATGCTCAAACTGCAGTTACCTGTGAATCATGTTCCACCGTTTTGTGTACTCCAACCGGTGGTAAGGCTAAATTGTCTGAAGGTACTTCTTTCAGAAGAAAGTAA